In Brachypodium distachyon strain Bd21 chromosome 2, Brachypodium_distachyon_v3.0, whole genome shotgun sequence, one genomic interval encodes:
- the LOC100821594 gene encoding uncharacterized protein LOC100821594 isoform X1, giving the protein MLPSIESSSSKELITTPSSSMSTQSPIVYAQDESSNNTPPVPQLAATDTDKDNLIKSAAKRSIQFTEHDLMNKGSENEVELTYGTKVQDVKRNKHETYQPCRKQHRKSQLHCLLPKISYSVAVIVLLESKL; this is encoded by the exons ATGCTGCCCTCCATAGAG TCATCTTCAAGCAAGGAACTAATTACCACTCCATCTTCATCCATGAGTACCCAGAG TCCAATTGTCTATGCACAAGATGAATCCAGCAATAATACACCTCCCGTTCCCCAACTTGCAGCTACTGACACCGACAAAGACAATCTCat TAAGTCTGCAGCAAAACGAAGCATTCAGTTTACGGAACATGATCTGATGAACAAAGGAAG TGAAAATGAGGTGGAGCTTACATATGGAACAAAGGTTCAGGATGTCAAACGGAATAAGCATGA gACATATCAACCATGCAGGAAGCAACATCGGAAGTCACAGCTGCACTGCCTTCTACCTAAAATTAGTTATAGTGTTGCTGTTATTGTGTTGCTTGAGTCAAAATTATAG
- the LOC100821594 gene encoding uncharacterized protein LOC100821594 isoform X2, giving the protein MSTQSPIVYAQDESSNNTPPVPQLAATDTDKDNLIKSAAKRSIQFTEHDLMNKGSENEVELTYGTKVQDVKRNKHETYQPCRKQHRKSQLHCLLPKISYSVAVIVLLESKL; this is encoded by the exons ATGAGTACCCAGAG TCCAATTGTCTATGCACAAGATGAATCCAGCAATAATACACCTCCCGTTCCCCAACTTGCAGCTACTGACACCGACAAAGACAATCTCat TAAGTCTGCAGCAAAACGAAGCATTCAGTTTACGGAACATGATCTGATGAACAAAGGAAG TGAAAATGAGGTGGAGCTTACATATGGAACAAAGGTTCAGGATGTCAAACGGAATAAGCATGA gACATATCAACCATGCAGGAAGCAACATCGGAAGTCACAGCTGCACTGCCTTCTACCTAAAATTAGTTATAGTGTTGCTGTTATTGTGTTGCTTGAGTCAAAATTATAG